One part of the Mya arenaria isolate MELC-2E11 chromosome 3, ASM2691426v1 genome encodes these proteins:
- the LOC128227402 gene encoding uncharacterized protein LOC128227402 isoform X2 gives MKPDSTVEIIPEKGEPFVHFVPKVNVGDTNDHDEALEPLKNGYQKRPESEYSRQSSNGKKDNSHIYKSAIVLFGILNILLLVLNGLAVHYLANEKAPPQPTSRLCVRCQDIKAHPDDVKTWKHIVQENDTCCLDDPKHLNYLVEYYTERWMKTRLTNSNKTFQYCKDPKRDEFKARPSIKVMGFSEPRIHSEHQRMQWDQHHQLALVPDPTKIQYLEDDAQIVIKQAGVYHVYSQVHFDHKQNSNSLQPVVFSHMIYMNKAGTSIGEGTIVMRSRETECESENPRVVGSSYLASSLQLEDGDRLYVKVYTKDDVMAEPHMNFFGAHML, from the exons ATGAAACCTGACAGCACCGTGGAAATAATACCTGAAAAGGGCGAACCGTTTGTAcattttgtaccaaaagtgaaCGTCGGAGATACTAACGACCACGATGAGGCGTTAGAGCCGCTAAAAAATGGGTACCAAAAGAGGCCTGAATCAGAATATAGTCGACAGAGTAGCAACGGAAAGAAAGACAACAGTCACATCTACAAATCTGCTATCGTTCTTTTCGGGATATTGAATATTCTTCTGTTAGTGCTGAACGGTCTAGCTGTGCACTACCTGGCCAACGAGAAAGCCCCGCCCCAACCAACATCCAGACTGTGTGTCCGATGTCAG GATATCAAAGCGCACCCAGACGATGTTAAAACATGGAAACACATTGTACAAGAGAACGATACGTGTTGCCTTGACGACCCCAAACATCTGAACTATCTGGTGGAATAC TATACAGAACGATGGATGAAAACACGCCTTACGAACA gcaataaaacatttcaatactgTAAGGACCCAAAACGTGATGAATTCAAGGCGAGACCTTCTATTAAAGTCATGGGCTTCAGCGAACCACGGATAC ATTCTGAGCATCAACGCATGCAGTGGGACCAGCACCATCAACTAGCCCTTGTTCCCGATCCTACCAAGATACAGTATTTGGAAGATGACGCGCAAATTGTGATAAAGCAGGCTGGCGTATACCACGTGTACAGTCAG GTTCATTTTGACCATAAACAGAACAGCAACAGTCTCCAGCCTGTGGTCTTCTCGCACATGATTTACATGAATAAAGCAGGGACTTCCATAG GTGAAGGAACCATCGTGATGCGGAGCCGGGAGACAGAGTGTGAGAGCGAAAATCCGCGGGTGGTGGGGTCAAGCTATTTGGCTAGCTCCTTGCAGCTTGAGGACGGAGACAGGCTCTACGTAAAAGTCTATACAAAGGATGATGTCATGGCCGAGCCACATATGAACTTCTTTGGGGCTCACATGCTGTAG